Proteins encoded in a region of the Vicia villosa cultivar HV-30 ecotype Madison, WI linkage group LG5, Vvil1.0, whole genome shotgun sequence genome:
- the LOC131605704 gene encoding WAT1-related protein At1g25270-like: protein MLAMVNLVPAITFIMAVCLGMDRLNLRVVEGKAKVVGTIMGISGAMLMLFLKGAEIHIWSSNINLLHPHHNQNEQMESHHADLRKKLLGVSIALASSCSFSMWFIIQAKLNEEYPCHHSSAALMTTMGSIQATVIALCVDRDWNQWKLENNLRILTVVYPGIVVSGLAVIMIAWCIRMRGPLFASIFNPLQLLLVVIAAYLMLDEKLYLGSMVGAMMIVCGLYAVLWGQSKEMKKKTKISVEPLEITIKTENVELIFLSRDDVLAWTQSIDKKYCIIVVTVRYDTTMRLERGKIN, encoded by the exons ATGTTGGCCATGGTCAACTTAGTTCCAGCCATTACCTTCATCATGGCTGTATGCTTAGg AATGGATAGATTAAATTTGAGGGTGGTAGAAGGAAAGGCGAAAGTGGTAGGAACAATAATGGGAATTAGTGGTGCAATGTTGATGCTTTTTCTCAAAGGTGCAGAGATTCATATTTGGTCTTCCAATATCAACCTTTTGCATCCACATCACAACCAAAATGAACAAATGGAATCTCACCATGCTGACCTTCGTAAAAAATTGTTGGGTGTTTCAATTGCATTAGCAAGCAGTTGCTCTTTCTCTATGTGGTTTATCATTCAG GCTAAGTTGAATGAGGAATACCCTTGTCATCACTCAAGTGCAGCTTTAATGACCACAATGGGATCCATTCAAGCAACTGTCATTGCTCTTTGCGTAGACAGGGATTGGAACCAATGGAAGCTAGAAAACAATCTAAGGATTCTTACTGTTGTTTATCCG GGAATTGTGGTGTCTGGATTAGCTGTTATCATGATTGCGTGGTGCATAAGGATGAGGGGACCTCTATTTGCGTCTATTTTCAATCCTTTACAACTCTTACTTGTAGTTATAGCTGCTTATTTAATGTTGGATGAAAAATTATACTTGGGAAG CATGGTTGGAGCAATGATGATTGTGTGCGGACTCTACGCCGTACTTTGGGGACAAagcaaagaaatgaaaaagaaaacaaagatatcAGTAGAGCCATTAGAAATCACAATAAAGACTGAAAATGTTGAGCTT ATATTTCTCTCTCGAGATGACGTGTTAGCATGGACACAGtctattgataaaaaatattgtattattGTTGTTACTGTTCGCTATGATACCACAATGAGATTAGAGAGAGGAAAGATAAATTGA